The following coding sequences are from one Gemmatimonadaceae bacterium window:
- a CDS encoding DotU family type IV/VI secretion system protein: MTIPVQIVAPPAPASAPVAPSARRGQLALAMQEVLTATVRLRANRQVAADADSFRAHMKQVMGAAEQQARQAGYADEDVRLVLYAVVTFLDESVLNSTQPMFADWPRKPLQDEIFGGHLGGELFFQNLQYLLARPDSEDGADVLEVFELCLLLGFHGRYSASDGGELHALMSRVAEKIQRIRGPSGELSPSWTPPAGDIPSAGGDVWSKRLGIAMIAVFLIAAALFGIYSASLRSSVAAVHDAAAQVAR, from the coding sequence ATGACGATTCCCGTCCAGATCGTTGCTCCGCCCGCGCCGGCCTCGGCGCCCGTCGCGCCGTCCGCGCGCCGCGGCCAGCTCGCGCTCGCGATGCAGGAAGTGCTGACGGCTACCGTTAGGCTGCGCGCCAACCGCCAGGTCGCCGCCGATGCCGACTCGTTCCGCGCCCACATGAAGCAGGTGATGGGCGCCGCCGAGCAGCAGGCGCGCCAGGCCGGGTACGCGGACGAGGACGTGCGGCTCGTGCTGTACGCCGTCGTCACGTTCCTCGATGAGTCGGTGCTCAACTCCACGCAGCCGATGTTCGCCGATTGGCCGCGCAAGCCGCTCCAGGACGAAATCTTCGGCGGGCATCTGGGCGGCGAACTGTTCTTCCAGAACCTGCAGTACCTGTTGGCCCGTCCGGATTCCGAGGATGGGGCCGACGTGCTCGAGGTGTTCGAGCTCTGTCTGCTGTTGGGCTTTCACGGGCGGTACAGCGCGAGCGATGGCGGCGAGCTGCACGCGCTCATGTCGCGCGTCGCCGAAAAGATACAGCGTATCCGCGGCCCGTCCGGCGAGCTGTCGCCGTCCTGGACGCCGCCGGCCGGCGACATCCCGAGCGCCGGCGGCGACGTCTGGTCGAAGCGGTTAGGCATCGCCATGATCGCCGTGTTCCTCATCGCCGCCGCGCTGTTCGGCATCTACTCCGCATCGCTCCGGTCGAGCGTGGCCGCCGTGCACGACGCCGCCGCGCAGGTGGCCCGGTGA
- a CDS encoding type VI secretion system contractile sheath large subunit, producing MSDHQRRAHIELDVTAGRARAGMVPDDDTPFRILVLGDFSGDRSRAGASHAPLAARRPIAVDRDTVDDVIAQIAPEILLERGADGDVIVRIASIDDFHPDQLYDALPLFKSLRTMRARLADPATFASAARELAASDLTGETGQSAAPSPPRPAPGHVLDAILGEPAPAAEPSEDALQQLIRRAIEPYLVAAADPRQDALLARVDRAMTNAMRGVLHTRAFQAVEAAWRSVWMLTRRLETDEHLEIYLLDVSAAELVADLAPDVPPQESDLWRIIAEGSVEQPGAHPWSLLVGAFTFGWDDADLAVLSRLGTIARRAGAPVVAGAAPRLAGMPAFDTSSDASAWSTNAIDAWEALRASPEAAYIGLAAPRFLARLPYGAGGEECDRFAFEELGETPDHREFLWANAAFACAALLGQSFSAGGWRMRPGSRRELTGLPFVLLRRNGEVQAKPCAEVLLTERASNRLLDCGIMPLASLKDQDAALLVRLQSIAHPVTALAGRWQAAQP from the coding sequence ATGTCGGATCACCAACGCAGAGCACACATCGAGTTGGACGTCACTGCGGGACGCGCGCGCGCCGGCATGGTGCCGGACGATGATACGCCGTTCCGCATTCTCGTCTTGGGCGATTTCAGCGGGGACAGGTCGCGTGCCGGCGCGTCGCATGCGCCGCTCGCGGCTCGCCGTCCGATCGCCGTCGATCGCGACACGGTCGACGACGTCATCGCTCAAATCGCGCCGGAAATCCTGCTCGAGCGCGGCGCCGACGGCGACGTGATCGTTCGGATCGCGTCGATCGACGATTTTCACCCCGATCAGCTGTACGACGCGCTCCCGTTGTTCAAATCGCTGCGCACGATGCGCGCGCGGCTCGCCGACCCGGCGACGTTTGCCAGTGCCGCGCGCGAGCTCGCGGCCTCCGACCTCACCGGCGAGACCGGCCAGAGCGCCGCGCCATCACCGCCTCGACCCGCGCCGGGTCACGTGCTCGACGCCATCCTCGGCGAGCCGGCCCCGGCGGCCGAGCCGTCGGAGGATGCACTGCAGCAGCTCATCCGGCGCGCGATCGAACCCTACCTCGTGGCCGCGGCCGATCCGCGGCAGGACGCGCTGCTCGCGCGCGTGGATCGCGCGATGACTAACGCAATGCGCGGCGTGCTGCACACCCGCGCCTTCCAGGCCGTCGAAGCCGCGTGGCGGTCCGTGTGGATGCTCACGCGGCGCCTCGAGACCGACGAGCATCTCGAGATCTACCTGCTCGATGTGTCGGCCGCGGAGCTCGTTGCGGATCTCGCGCCGGACGTGCCGCCGCAGGAGAGCGATCTCTGGCGCATTATCGCGGAAGGATCCGTAGAGCAGCCCGGCGCGCATCCATGGTCCCTCCTCGTCGGCGCGTTCACGTTCGGATGGGACGACGCCGATCTCGCGGTGTTGTCCCGGTTAGGCACGATCGCCCGCCGCGCCGGCGCGCCGGTGGTCGCCGGCGCGGCGCCGCGCCTGGCCGGTATGCCGGCGTTCGATACATCGAGCGATGCATCGGCCTGGTCGACCAACGCCATCGACGCATGGGAGGCGCTGCGCGCGTCGCCCGAGGCGGCGTACATCGGGCTCGCGGCGCCGCGCTTCCTGGCCCGTCTGCCCTACGGCGCCGGCGGCGAGGAGTGCGACCGGTTCGCGTTCGAGGAGTTAGGCGAGACTCCGGATCACCGCGAGTTTCTCTGGGCCAACGCGGCGTTCGCGTGCGCCGCGCTGCTCGGCCAGTCGTTTTCCGCCGGCGGATGGCGCATGCGCCCGGGCTCGCGGCGCGAGCTCACGGGACTGCCCTTCGTGCTCCTGCGCCGGAACGGCGAGGTGCAGGCCAAACCCTGCGCCGAGGTGCTCCTAACGGAGCGCGCGTCCAACAGGCTGCTCGACTGCGGCATCATGCCGCTGGCATCGCTCAAGGATCAGGACGCCGCGCTGCTCGTGCGCCTGCAGTCGATTGCCCACCCGGTCACGGCGCTCGCCGGCCGGTGGCAGGCGGCCCAACCATGA
- the tssB gene encoding type VI secretion system contractile sheath small subunit, protein MAKESTQKKLERVRPPRVNISYDVETGGAIEVKELPFVMGVLGDFSGQPVEPLAKLKDRKFVDVTLDNFDEVIASMKPHLAFSVENKLSEDPNAGKLGVDLTFKSLDDFSPDAVARQVKPLKELLDLRTKLADLRGTLQGNDKLDDILQSTLGDEDKMKKLRAELGTDGGSNA, encoded by the coding sequence ATGGCAAAGGAGAGCACGCAGAAGAAGTTGGAGCGCGTACGACCGCCACGTGTCAACATCAGTTACGACGTGGAGACCGGTGGTGCGATCGAGGTCAAGGAGCTGCCGTTCGTGATGGGCGTGCTCGGCGACTTCTCGGGTCAGCCGGTTGAACCGTTGGCGAAGCTCAAGGACCGCAAATTCGTCGACGTGACGCTCGACAACTTCGACGAGGTGATCGCGAGCATGAAGCCGCATCTCGCGTTCTCGGTGGAGAACAAGCTGAGCGAGGATCCGAACGCCGGGAAGCTCGGCGTCGATCTCACGTTCAAGAGCCTCGATGACTTCTCGCCGGACGCGGTGGCGCGCCAGGTGAAGCCGCTCAAGGAGCTGCTCGACCTGCGCACCAAGCTGGCGGATCTGCGCGGCACGTTGCAGGGCAACGACAAGTTGGACGACATCCTTCAGTCCACGTTGGGCGACGAAGACAAGATGAAGAAACTGCGCGCGGAGCTCGGCACCGATGGAGGGTCCAATGCCTGA
- a CDS encoding ImcF-related family protein — protein sequence MSRKAKIWVIASVIYLVFVVVVWFGAAALHLKASDVWVFRFGLWVLGFVAAAFIVWYLLRQLAPAAPGKTDDIDAAMHAARAQLAASRTGGKAAGTLARLPMVILLGAEGSAKTTTIVRSGLEPEMLAGGGVSRDETVAPTKGVNVWYARDTVFVEAGGPLAADPGRFARLIRYLQPRRLAAVLGGGAQASRLALVCVSCDHLVQPGASEQAVALGRMLRERLNELARGLGIRLPVYVLFTKADRIAYFADYVRNFSNEEGREVLGVTLPADAGAAGLYADRQAKRIAESFQRLFVSLADRRLQALGREAAVEPKPGAYEFPRELRKTGAVVTQFLVELCRPSQLQVSPFLRGYYFAGVRPVYINDAAPAAAAAALQSRGEARSATAVFRAEQMAAQARTAPAAAATRKVPQWVFLGRLFTDVVLGDRAAMRVTRGGARVNTLRRVALAVATAAGVVLALGFTISWSGNKQLAADTAAETHDAMALTLAGSGAPPVETLHKLDTLRAQVQMLRDYDRNGPPKHLEWGLYTGGALLSDARRAYFTSYDKLLFEDTRGALESALRAVPPAPRPTDDYGSTYRILKAYLITTTNPERSTEDFLSPVLLTEWSGVRAPDTAQSQLAQRQFAFYARELPLGDPFSFAADTSLVGRARSFLRQFTGIEPIYQAMLAEADSGHAAIQFNKMVPGSAAYVLDRVTVRGAFTKPGYAAMQRALGSADRFFQGERWVLGDEPPSLVDKTKALADLRARYENDYIAAWREYLQGASVTRYGNVSDAASKLAQLSGNQSPLLALISIASQNTNTDTTIGNALQPAHAVVPPGQTDKLIGQSVQGYMAALLTLQGSLGQVATAPPGQSEGAIANATQNANAARGEAQKLAQSFVVGREPAVATAIQRLLTEPLASIDPYLRNYGAGQLNGKGESFCARNATLFTKYPFNERSPIQASLDEVSTVFKPGTGSLWTYYNDALQNVIQAQGSTFAPKSGGTLNVNPAFLSFFNRAAQFSAAIFPAGSNEPRLTLSLTNYLMPQSGRLRVVGDGLTVDYAAAVKPHQFTWTFQPSGEATIAVEQGSTWANVASFHGTWAVFQLFGAAATWEPTATDYRAEWNIPGNGAGAKVGLDVGLNNVPPVLRKGFFSGFSCVSRVVQ from the coding sequence ATGTCGCGTAAGGCGAAAATCTGGGTGATCGCCTCGGTCATCTATCTGGTGTTCGTGGTCGTCGTGTGGTTCGGCGCCGCGGCGTTGCATCTCAAGGCGTCCGACGTCTGGGTCTTCCGGTTCGGGCTGTGGGTGCTCGGCTTCGTTGCCGCGGCGTTCATCGTGTGGTACCTGTTGCGGCAGCTCGCACCGGCGGCGCCGGGCAAGACCGACGACATCGACGCCGCGATGCACGCGGCGCGCGCGCAGCTGGCCGCGTCGCGCACCGGCGGCAAGGCCGCGGGCACGCTCGCGCGGCTGCCGATGGTCATTCTGTTAGGCGCGGAGGGCAGCGCCAAGACCACGACCATCGTGCGCTCGGGCCTCGAGCCGGAGATGCTGGCCGGCGGCGGCGTCTCTCGCGATGAGACCGTCGCGCCGACGAAAGGGGTCAACGTCTGGTACGCGCGCGACACGGTGTTCGTCGAAGCCGGCGGTCCGCTGGCGGCGGATCCGGGGCGGTTCGCGCGCCTCATCCGCTACCTGCAGCCGCGGCGCCTGGCGGCCGTCCTCGGCGGCGGCGCGCAGGCGTCGCGCCTGGCCCTGGTGTGCGTGAGCTGCGACCACCTGGTCCAGCCGGGGGCGAGCGAACAGGCGGTTGCGTTAGGCCGCATGCTGCGGGAGAGGTTGAACGAACTGGCACGCGGGTTGGGCATTCGGCTTCCGGTGTACGTCCTCTTCACCAAGGCGGACCGGATCGCGTACTTCGCCGACTACGTGCGCAACTTCTCGAACGAGGAAGGACGCGAGGTGCTCGGCGTCACCCTGCCCGCGGACGCCGGCGCCGCCGGACTCTATGCGGACCGCCAGGCAAAGCGCATTGCTGAATCGTTTCAGCGGTTGTTCGTCTCGCTCGCCGACAGGCGGCTGCAGGCGCTGGGCCGCGAGGCAGCCGTGGAACCCAAGCCGGGCGCGTACGAGTTTCCGCGCGAGCTTCGCAAGACGGGCGCGGTGGTGACGCAGTTCCTCGTCGAGCTGTGTCGGCCGAGTCAGCTGCAGGTGAGTCCGTTCCTGCGCGGATACTACTTCGCGGGCGTCAGGCCCGTGTACATCAACGACGCCGCTCCGGCGGCGGCCGCGGCGGCACTGCAATCGCGCGGCGAGGCGCGCTCGGCCACGGCGGTGTTTCGCGCCGAGCAGATGGCGGCGCAGGCGCGCACGGCGCCTGCCGCGGCCGCGACGCGCAAAGTACCGCAGTGGGTGTTCCTCGGGCGGCTGTTCACGGATGTTGTGTTAGGCGACCGCGCCGCCATGCGCGTGACCCGCGGCGGCGCCCGGGTCAACACGCTGCGGCGCGTCGCGCTCGCGGTCGCCACCGCGGCCGGCGTCGTGCTCGCGTTAGGCTTCACGATTTCCTGGTCGGGCAACAAGCAGCTGGCGGCCGACACGGCCGCCGAGACGCACGATGCGATGGCGTTGACGCTGGCCGGCTCCGGCGCTCCCCCGGTGGAAACGCTCCACAAGTTGGACACGCTGCGGGCGCAGGTGCAGATGCTGCGCGACTACGATCGGAACGGGCCGCCGAAGCATCTCGAGTGGGGATTGTACACGGGCGGCGCGCTGTTGTCCGATGCCCGGCGCGCATACTTCACGTCGTACGACAAGCTGTTGTTCGAGGATACGCGTGGCGCGCTCGAGTCGGCGCTGCGCGCCGTGCCGCCGGCGCCGCGCCCGACAGACGACTACGGCAGCACGTATCGCATCCTCAAGGCGTATCTGATCACGACGACGAACCCCGAGCGCAGTACCGAAGACTTCTTGTCGCCGGTGCTGCTCACCGAGTGGTCGGGCGTTCGCGCGCCGGACACGGCGCAGAGCCAGCTGGCGCAGCGCCAGTTCGCGTTCTACGCGCGCGAGCTTCCGTTAGGAGACCCGTTCAGCTTCGCCGCCGACACATCGCTCGTCGGACGGGCGCGCTCGTTTCTGCGCCAGTTCACCGGTATCGAGCCCATCTACCAGGCGATGCTCGCCGAAGCGGACAGCGGGCACGCCGCCATCCAGTTCAACAAGATGGTCCCCGGCTCGGCGGCCTATGTGCTGGATCGCGTCACCGTGCGCGGCGCGTTCACCAAGCCGGGCTACGCAGCGATGCAGCGTGCGTTAGGCAGCGCGGACCGGTTCTTCCAGGGCGAACGCTGGGTGTTGGGCGACGAGCCGCCGAGTCTGGTCGACAAGACCAAGGCGCTGGCCGACCTCCGCGCGCGCTACGAGAACGACTACATCGCCGCCTGGCGCGAGTATCTGCAGGGCGCGAGCGTGACCCGGTACGGCAACGTGAGCGACGCCGCATCCAAGCTCGCGCAGCTGTCGGGCAACCAGTCGCCGCTGCTCGCCCTGATCTCGATCGCGTCGCAGAACACGAACACGGATACGACGATCGGCAACGCGCTGCAGCCGGCGCACGCCGTCGTGCCGCCCGGCCAGACCGACAAGTTGATCGGCCAGTCGGTGCAGGGCTACATGGCCGCCCTGCTCACGCTGCAGGGTTCGTTAGGCCAGGTGGCGACGGCCCCGCCCGGGCAGTCCGAAGGCGCCATCGCCAACGCGACGCAGAACGCCAATGCCGCGCGCGGCGAAGCACAGAAGCTGGCGCAGAGCTTCGTCGTCGGGCGCGAGCCCGCGGTGGCGACCGCCATCCAGCGCCTGCTCACCGAACCGCTGGCCAGCATCGATCCCTATCTGCGCAACTACGGCGCCGGCCAGCTGAACGGAAAAGGCGAGTCGTTCTGCGCCAGGAACGCGACGCTCTTCACGAAGTATCCGTTCAACGAGCGGTCGCCGATTCAGGCGTCGCTCGATGAGGTGAGCACGGTGTTCAAGCCGGGCACGGGGTCGTTGTGGACCTATTACAACGATGCGCTCCAGAACGTGATCCAGGCCCAGGGCAGCACGTTCGCGCCGAAGTCGGGCGGTACGCTGAACGTCAATCCGGCCTTTCTCTCGTTCTTCAACCGCGCCGCGCAATTCTCGGCGGCGATTTTCCCGGCCGGCTCCAACGAGCCCCGCCTCACGCTCAGTCTCACCAATTACCTCATGCCGCAGAGCGGCCGCCTCCGCGTGGTGGGCGATGGACTGACGGTGGACTACGCCGCCGCGGTCAAGCCGCACCAATTCACGTGGACGTTCCAACCGTCGGGCGAAGCGACCATCGCGGTCGAGCAAGGCAGTACCTGGGCGAACGTCGCCAGCTTCCACGGCACGTGGGCGGTGTTCCAGTTGTTCGGCGCCGCGGCCACGTGGGAACCGACGGCCACCGACTATCGCGCCGAATGGAACATCCCCGGCAACGGCGCCGGTGCGAAGGTCGGGCTCGACGTCGGTCTGAACAACGTGCCGCCGGTGCTGCGGAAGGGATTCTTTTCCGGGTTCTCGTGCGTGAGCCGCGTGGTGCAGTAG
- the tssK gene encoding type VI secretion system baseplate subunit TssK yields the protein MRQMQPVLWTKGVLLSPQHLQTQDRFLEDLIQFQLSGLTYCPWGFHRLEIDHEALAAGSFAISQAAGILPDGLLFDLPVSDPAPAPKVLDAVWEQDQTELDIYLAVPEYRTSGHNVAVAAGDSSARYSAEVLLRRDENTGLAEKPIQVAKKNFRLLVQGESLEGNSTLRVARVRKSATGDLSLDPQFVPPLIDIGASDFIIAIARRLVEILSARSSALAGTRRQKNQSLADFSIADVASFWLLYTINTYFPQLRHLYETKRGHPEELFSAMLSLAGALTTFSTIVHPRDLPAYEHDDLTSCFSKLDEQLRMLLETVVPSNCVSLPLRLVQQSIYATALDQDKYFTAPQLYLSVDANMSPADLIQRAPGLIKISSADRIDHLIRQALAGVPLTYAPNPPPAVPVKVSSHYFQVGKSGSEWEAIMRARNLAAYVPADFPSPQLELLVVLPPQR from the coding sequence ATGAGACAGATGCAGCCGGTCCTCTGGACGAAGGGCGTGCTCCTGAGTCCCCAGCACCTGCAGACGCAGGATCGCTTCCTCGAGGACCTCATCCAGTTCCAACTTTCGGGCCTCACCTACTGTCCGTGGGGCTTTCACCGGTTGGAGATCGATCACGAGGCGCTGGCCGCGGGATCGTTCGCGATTTCGCAGGCGGCCGGGATTCTGCCCGACGGATTGTTGTTCGATCTACCGGTGAGCGACCCGGCGCCGGCGCCCAAGGTGCTCGACGCGGTGTGGGAGCAGGACCAGACGGAGTTGGACATCTATCTCGCGGTCCCGGAGTATCGCACGAGCGGGCACAACGTCGCCGTTGCGGCGGGCGACTCGAGTGCGCGCTATTCGGCGGAAGTGTTGTTGCGTCGCGATGAGAACACCGGGCTCGCCGAGAAGCCGATCCAGGTCGCGAAGAAAAACTTTCGGCTGTTAGTCCAGGGCGAGTCGCTCGAGGGAAACTCGACGCTGCGGGTGGCGCGCGTGCGCAAGTCTGCCACGGGCGACCTGTCGCTCGACCCGCAGTTCGTGCCGCCGCTCATCGACATCGGCGCGAGCGATTTCATCATCGCCATCGCGCGCCGGCTGGTCGAAATCCTGTCGGCGCGGAGCAGTGCGCTCGCGGGCACGCGCCGGCAGAAGAATCAGAGTCTGGCGGACTTCAGCATCGCGGACGTCGCGAGCTTCTGGCTGCTCTACACGATCAACACGTACTTCCCGCAGCTCCGTCATCTCTACGAGACGAAGCGCGGGCATCCGGAAGAGTTGTTCAGCGCGATGCTCTCGCTTGCCGGGGCGCTCACGACGTTCTCGACGATCGTGCATCCGCGCGACCTGCCGGCGTACGAGCACGACGATCTCACGTCGTGCTTCTCGAAGTTGGACGAGCAGCTTCGCATGCTGCTGGAGACGGTGGTGCCGTCGAACTGCGTCTCCCTGCCGCTGCGGCTGGTGCAGCAGTCGATTTATGCGACGGCGCTCGACCAGGACAAGTATTTCACGGCACCGCAGTTGTATTTATCGGTGGACGCGAACATGAGTCCGGCCGATCTCATTCAGCGGGCGCCGGGGTTGATCAAGATTTCATCGGCGGACCGGATCGATCACCTGATCCGCCAGGCGCTGGCGGGCGTGCCGCTCACGTATGCGCCGAACCCGCCGCCGGCGGTGCCGGTGAAGGTGAGCTCGCACTATTTCCAGGTTGGCAAGAGCGGTAGCGAGTGGGAGGCGATCATGCGGGCGCGGAACCTGGCGGCCTATGTTCCGGCCGATTTTCCGAGTCCGCAGCTCGAGCTCTTGGTCGTGCTGCCACCACAGCGGTAA
- a CDS encoding methyltransferase, with product MTATALPPSPTPSVRTGDPAAMRVLREFLAGASFTEESVSRRTGVESIYAFTSIREGRASSEPVDALDIVIRLFLDGELVERAHIEHHLPGNVVRALESLGLLSGPPSDASKQFATVLLYPTNGLWLISDLPVTAAGAPKPLPPDAVYPAITENTRDFISSLPRTPCERFLEMCGGTGIAALMAARHGGTTWTGDVTERATRYARFNADLNGLGNVRAVQGDMYEPVRGLTFDRIVAHPPYIASPEQTMIYRDGGPDGEQFTRALLAGLPEFLEPGGRFYMTCVATDRTEGPFEQRIRRMIGPSNDEFDVVLAVRVARDPADYFRAVARAGQSSQDDADAKIAAYQAMGAEKLVYASMAIERHASPRTPFTARRSCGTAQLGESLDWELDWVRNRESPGFAARLLDSRVRCRDGVRIRSDQRLADGGWRIERVELSVEAPFRTNVECSAETGAILTRCTESIGVRELARALVADGLVGVDGAEEAIVSLVSFFVNAGCLETELLPLPVAAA from the coding sequence ATGACCGCCACCGCACTGCCGCCCTCGCCGACGCCGTCCGTCCGCACCGGCGACCCGGCCGCGATGCGCGTGCTGCGCGAGTTCCTGGCCGGCGCATCGTTCACCGAAGAGTCCGTTAGTCGCCGCACCGGCGTCGAATCCATCTACGCGTTCACGTCGATTCGCGAAGGACGCGCATCGTCCGAGCCCGTCGACGCCCTGGACATTGTCATCCGGCTGTTCCTCGATGGAGAGCTCGTGGAGCGCGCGCACATCGAGCACCACCTCCCCGGTAACGTGGTGCGCGCGCTCGAAAGCCTCGGCTTGCTGAGCGGTCCGCCGAGCGATGCGTCCAAGCAATTCGCAACCGTGCTGCTCTATCCGACGAACGGCTTGTGGTTGATCTCCGATCTGCCCGTGACCGCCGCCGGCGCGCCCAAACCACTTCCGCCCGACGCGGTCTATCCGGCGATCACCGAGAATACCCGCGACTTCATATCGTCCTTGCCTCGCACCCCATGCGAGCGGTTTTTGGAGATGTGCGGTGGAACCGGAATCGCCGCGCTGATGGCGGCGCGGCACGGCGGCACGACCTGGACCGGGGACGTCACCGAACGCGCCACGCGATACGCCCGATTCAACGCCGATCTCAACGGGCTCGGCAATGTGCGGGCGGTGCAGGGCGACATGTACGAGCCCGTGCGCGGCCTCACGTTCGATCGCATCGTGGCGCACCCGCCGTACATCGCGTCGCCGGAGCAAACCATGATTTACCGCGACGGCGGCCCCGACGGCGAACAGTTCACTCGTGCGCTGCTCGCAGGACTGCCCGAATTCCTCGAGCCCGGCGGCCGGTTCTACATGACGTGTGTGGCAACCGACCGCACCGAGGGACCGTTCGAGCAGCGCATCCGTCGGATGATCGGCCCGTCGAACGACGAGTTTGATGTCGTACTCGCCGTCCGCGTGGCGCGCGACCCGGCCGACTATTTTCGCGCCGTCGCGCGCGCCGGACAGTCGTCGCAGGACGACGCCGATGCGAAGATCGCCGCCTATCAGGCCATGGGCGCCGAGAAGCTCGTGTACGCGTCGATGGCCATCGAGCGTCATGCGTCGCCGCGAACACCATTCACCGCGCGGCGGTCCTGCGGCACCGCGCAACTCGGCGAATCGCTGGACTGGGAGTTGGATTGGGTACGTAACCGGGAATCGCCCGGCTTTGCAGCGCGACTGCTCGACTCTCGGGTGCGGTGTCGCGATGGCGTCCGCATTCGCTCGGACCAGCGGCTCGCCGATGGCGGCTGGCGAATCGAACGGGTCGAACTGTCGGTAGAGGCGCCGTTCAGGACGAATGTCGAGTGCTCGGCCGAAACCGGAGCGATCCTCACGCGCTGCACGGAATCGATCGGCGTGCGCGAGCTGGCGCGCGCGCTGGTCGCCGATGGGCTGGTCGGTGTGGACGGCGCCGAGGAAGCGATCGTGTCGCTCGTCTCATTTTTTGTGAACGCCGGCTGCCTCGAAACGGAGCTGCTGCCCCTGCCGGTGGCGGCCGCGTGA
- the tssK gene encoding type VI secretion system baseplate subunit TssK, with the protein MTQLSKVVWREGMHLAQHHFQAQNRYFEDSIQFAVSHLFFAPYGLIGSELDANALRNGTVALIHARGVMPDGMPFHIPDGDAAPAPLAIGELFSPTADAHVVYLTIAPYRRDAANCLPADAVGRDGRGVRYLSEPHVMRDETTGHDEKPVTLGRKNFWLALDSSLDDGAVSLAIARVRRDGRGSFVYDADYIPPLLQIGGSDRLMTTLGRLVEMLDAKSAALGAGTGRQSLGDWASREVAMFWLMHAVHSALGPLRHHLQVKRSRPEQVYAELSRLAGALCTFSLDAHPRALPSYDHDHLDACFDALDRHIRANLDIIIPTNCVSVPLRSTSAFMYTGPVSDTRCFGRARWFLGVRSSVGEAETITRVPRFVKVCSAKFTPELVKRAYPGLPLEYVQAPPAAISPRVDAQYFSISKAGPCWDTLVQTQEIGVYVPDALSGAEVQVLVLLES; encoded by the coding sequence ATGACGCAACTCTCCAAAGTGGTGTGGCGCGAGGGCATGCACCTGGCCCAGCACCACTTCCAGGCGCAGAACCGCTACTTCGAGGACTCCATTCAGTTTGCGGTGTCGCATCTGTTCTTCGCGCCGTACGGACTGATCGGAAGCGAGCTGGATGCGAACGCGCTGCGAAACGGAACCGTTGCGCTGATCCACGCGCGGGGCGTCATGCCGGATGGGATGCCGTTTCACATTCCCGATGGAGACGCGGCGCCCGCGCCGCTGGCCATCGGCGAGCTGTTCTCGCCCACCGCCGACGCGCACGTCGTCTACTTGACGATCGCGCCGTATCGCCGTGACGCCGCGAACTGCCTGCCCGCCGATGCGGTCGGGCGCGACGGCCGGGGCGTCCGCTACCTCTCGGAGCCGCACGTGATGCGCGACGAGACCACCGGGCACGACGAGAAGCCGGTGACACTCGGCCGCAAGAATTTCTGGCTCGCGCTCGACAGCTCGCTCGACGATGGCGCCGTCTCGCTCGCCATCGCGCGCGTCCGGCGCGACGGCAGGGGCAGCTTCGTGTACGACGCGGACTACATTCCGCCGCTGCTCCAGATCGGCGGCAGCGACCGCCTGATGACGACGCTTGGCCGGCTGGTCGAAATGCTGGACGCCAAGAGCGCTGCGTTAGGCGCGGGCACCGGCCGCCAGTCGTTAGGCGACTGGGCCAGCCGGGAAGTCGCGATGTTCTGGCTCATGCACGCCGTGCACTCTGCGTTAGGCCCGCTCCGGCATCACCTGCAGGTCAAGCGCTCGCGCCCCGAGCAGGTGTACGCCGAGTTGTCACGGCTGGCCGGCGCGCTGTGCACGTTCTCGCTCGACGCGCATCCGCGCGCGCTGCCGTCGTACGACCACGACCATCTCGACGCCTGTTTCGATGCGCTCGACCGACACATCCGCGCCAACCTCGACATCATCATCCCGACCAACTGCGTGTCGGTGCCGTTGCGTTCCACATCGGCGTTCATGTACACCGGGCCCGTGAGCGACACGCGGTGCTTTGGCCGCGCCCGCTGGTTTCTGGGAGTACGCTCGAGCGTCGGCGAAGCCGAGACCATCACGCGCGTGCCGCGCTTCGTGAAAGTCTGCTCGGCCAAGTTCACGCCGGAGCTGGTGAAGCGGGCGTATCCCGGTCTCCCGCTCGAGTACGTGCAGGCCCCGCCGGCGGCGATCTCGCCGCGCGTCGACGCCCAGTATTTCTCGATCAGCAAAGCCGGCCCGTGTTGGGACACGCTCGTCCAAACCCAAGAGATCGGCGTGTACGTGCCCGACGCGCTGTCCGGCGCCGAGGTGCAGGTGCTCGTGCTGCTCGAGTCGTGA